In 'Nostoc azollae' 0708, the following are encoded in one genomic region:
- the dmeF gene encoding CDF family Co(II)/Ni(II) efflux transporter DmeF, with translation MHIHTLEQWHHSHDFSVDQNHAERNTKIVMLLTALTMVVEIVAGTIFGSMALLADGWHMTTHVAAFGVTIFAYQYARSNASNPQYTFGTGKVSVLGGFASAVALAVIAFVMGLESLGRFFQPHTILFNEAIRVAVIGLVVNVTSAFLLQDHHHHEHEDDHNHHDHNLRAAYVHVLADALTSIFAIIALFAGKFLGWVWIDAAMGFIGAAVIAKWSYGLVHHTGLILLDGAIDKQTKLAVVNAIEEDADNRVTDLHIWYVGQHHLAATISLVTHYPQTSEYYKNLLKDIPSLAHVSVEVNHCHGEPCVDIHRT, from the coding sequence GTGCATATCCATACGCTTGAACAATGGCATCATTCTCACGATTTTTCTGTTGACCAAAATCATGCAGAAAGAAATACCAAAATAGTCATGCTGCTAACAGCATTAACCATGGTTGTAGAAATTGTCGCTGGAACAATTTTTGGTTCAATGGCTTTGCTTGCTGATGGTTGGCACATGACAACCCATGTTGCAGCGTTTGGAGTTACGATTTTTGCCTATCAATATGCACGAAGTAACGCCAGTAATCCTCAATATACCTTCGGCACAGGAAAAGTTAGCGTACTGGGAGGGTTTGCTAGTGCTGTAGCACTTGCTGTCATCGCTTTTGTGATGGGACTTGAATCACTAGGTCGTTTTTTTCAGCCGCACACTATTCTGTTTAACGAAGCAATTCGTGTTGCTGTTATTGGTTTAGTTGTCAATGTAACCAGTGCTTTTTTATTGCAAGATCATCATCACCATGAACATGAAGATGATCACAATCATCATGACCATAACCTTCGTGCTGCTTACGTCCACGTTTTAGCAGATGCACTAACTTCTATTTTTGCCATTATAGCTTTATTCGCTGGTAAGTTTCTGGGTTGGGTTTGGATCGATGCGGCTATGGGATTTATTGGTGCAGCTGTGATTGCCAAATGGTCTTATGGATTGGTGCATCATACTGGTTTAATTTTGCTAGATGGAGCAATTGATAAACAAACAAAGTTAGCTGTTGTCAATGCCATTGAAGAAGACGCTGATAATCGAGTTACAGACTTACATATTTGGTATGTGGGTCAGCATCATTTAGCAGCTACAATTTCTTTGGTTACTCATTACCCACAAACATCAGAATATTATAAAAACCTACTAAAAGATATCCCATCTCTTGCTCATGTATCTGTGGAAGTTAATCATTGTCATGGTGAGCCTTGTGTAGATATACACAGGACATAA
- a CDS encoding Uma2 family endonuclease: protein MEETAEERHEYRNGEIIIMPGGSEVHSRFTVNITTFLKLSLRDTNF, encoded by the coding sequence ATGGAAGAAACCGCCGAAGAACGTCACGAATACCGTAATGGAGAAATTATTATTATGCCGGGAGGTTCAGAAGTTCACAGCCGTTTTACTGTAAATATCACAACTTTTCTCAAGTTATCGCTCCGCGATACTAACTTTTAA
- a CDS encoding Uma2 family endonuclease, giving the protein MVEVLSPSTEGHDRGDKFRKYRSGSSFCEYVLVSQIEPYIEQYYKQEDENNSLWQLQVYELSGQFFSIEEM; this is encoded by the coding sequence ATTGTTGAAGTTCTTTCACCTTCCACCGAAGGTCATGATCGTGGGGATAAATTCAGAAAATATCGCTCTGGTTCCAGTTTTTGTGAATATGTGCTTGTCAGTCAAATTGAACCTTATATTGAGCAGTATTATAAACAGGAAGATGAAAATAATAGTCTTTGGCAATTGCAGGTTTATGAATTGAGCGGTCAGTTCTTCTCCATAGAAGAAATGTAA
- a CDS encoding serine hydrolase, which produces MVFSKKDEQLEHLGNEILEVIWSNFASLNRDQIALTWVVYDPPVRVNTGGALTPDAFWNHPVRGFSYRGGERIYPASVVKLFYLVTVHEWLEKGMSNTSKELERALGDMIINSSNDATSLIVDILSGTTSGPELPTGPFETWKYQRNIINRYYQSLGWEEMGTINVCQKTWGDGPYGRERAFYGEMFENRNMLTANATARLLHSIVGGVAVSSGRSQSMMCLLKRSIKTDELPKYVEEDQVTGFLGGGLPRNSQIWSKAGWTSSVRHDAAYIELPDQRPYLLVVFTEGKEQAKSREILPFVSRKIAEAVSNL; this is translated from the coding sequence ATGGTTTTTTCTAAAAAAGACGAACAACTAGAACATCTCGGTAATGAAATTTTAGAGGTAATTTGGTCTAATTTTGCAAGTTTAAACCGTGACCAAATTGCTTTAACTTGGGTGGTGTATGATCCTCCTGTTCGTGTTAATACAGGTGGTGCTTTGACTCCTGATGCTTTTTGGAATCATCCTGTACGAGGATTTAGTTATCGTGGTGGAGAACGCATCTATCCCGCTAGTGTAGTGAAGTTGTTTTATTTAGTAACGGTTCACGAATGGCTAGAAAAAGGTATGAGTAATACTTCCAAGGAATTGGAACGAGCCTTGGGTGATATGATTATTAATTCTAGTAATGATGCTACCAGTTTAATTGTTGATATTCTCAGCGGTACTACTTCTGGTCCAGAGTTACCCACTGGCCCTTTTGAAACTTGGAAATATCAACGCAATATTATTAACCGCTATTATCAGTCCTTGGGTTGGGAAGAAATGGGGACTATTAACGTCTGTCAAAAAACCTGGGGTGATGGTCCCTATGGACGGGAAAGAGCATTTTATGGAGAGATGTTTGAAAATCGGAATATGCTGACTGCCAATGCTACTGCTAGGTTATTGCATAGTATCGTGGGTGGGGTTGCGGTTTCAAGTGGGCGATCGCAATCCATGATGTGTTTACTCAAACGCAGTATTAAAACTGATGAGTTACCCAAATATGTCGAGGAAGACCAGGTTACAGGCTTTCTAGGCGGTGGATTACCCCGAAATAGTCAAATTTGGTCAAAAGCTGGTTGGACAAGTTCAGTGCGTCATGATGCGGCTTATATTGAATTACCAGACCAGCGTCCTTACTTGTTAGTAGTATTTACGGAAGGGAAAGAACAAGCTAAAAGTCGGGAAATTTTACCCTTTGTCTCCAGAAAAATTGCCGAAGCTGTAAGCAATTTATAA
- a CDS encoding BrnT family toxin — MEFKWNPNKAELNFDKHGVSFQEAATIFNDPLSISFPSFPHPDHSIGESRYVIIGISRFGKILVVAHTD, encoded by the coding sequence ATGGAATTTAAGTGGAATCCAAACAAAGCGGAGTTAAACTTTGATAAGCATGGTGTTTCCTTCCAAGAAGCCGCAACAATTTTTAATGACCCCTTATCTATCAGTTTTCCCAGTTTTCCTCATCCTGACCACTCCATTGGGGAAAGTCGCTACGTTATTATTGGCATATCCAGATTTGGAAAAATTTTAGTTGTTGCCCACACTGATTGA